A stretch of the Hyphomicrobiales bacterium genome encodes the following:
- the tilS gene encoding tRNA lysidine(34) synthetase TilS — translation MGTAHSLAPNRLFQELDNFEHIAVAVSGGSDSLALLHLLHHWALSHGKRLTAITVDHQLREASRDEAAYVGRLCKGMGVEHHVLQWFGDKPETGLPSAARTARYALMAAHCSRSHIQVLALGHTRDDQAETLLMRLTRTDEQNRGLSGMATITLVTPNPACHVIACRPLLDIGRTELRAYLSRHNVEWVDDPSNEDQQYERVRVRAHLADEPGLAQKLIDYAAIHARYRSQMALDAARFIELHCYVSSFDCVYLQRSKLDEQPLPLAVFILQVLLSVVGGRDYLPPAMKVLDVLQRLDSSTLARVQITTHQSQLILNREVRNLPPVLRLENGPMLWDQRFWLTPNDDLGHDIEVSSGFDLKGDIADYIDADDNYLFSKITKFDKRALVSMPFGCIYDGNDKISDFIIKSEVMRKELSLSRALGAFDRYCTQFDFPIKRALERLFTVKMLKG, via the coding sequence GTGGGTACAGCTCATTCTCTAGCGCCAAATCGTTTATTTCAAGAGCTTGATAATTTCGAGCATATCGCTGTTGCGGTTTCTGGTGGGAGCGATTCACTCGCTTTATTACATCTCTTGCATCACTGGGCGCTTTCTCACGGCAAAAGACTTACGGCCATAACTGTTGATCATCAATTGCGTGAGGCTTCACGCGATGAAGCGGCTTATGTGGGGCGACTTTGCAAGGGCATGGGTGTTGAACATCATGTATTGCAATGGTTTGGCGATAAGCCAGAAACAGGTTTGCCGAGCGCTGCGCGCACTGCGCGATACGCATTAATGGCTGCGCATTGTTCTCGTTCCCATATTCAAGTCTTAGCCTTAGGTCACACGCGCGACGATCAAGCCGAGACCCTCTTGATGCGTCTCACACGTACAGATGAGCAAAATCGTGGGCTATCGGGCATGGCAACAATAACATTGGTTACCCCAAACCCCGCATGTCATGTCATCGCATGTCGACCATTGCTTGATATTGGTCGCACTGAATTACGGGCCTATTTATCCCGCCACAATGTTGAGTGGGTGGATGATCCAAGCAATGAAGACCAACAATATGAGCGTGTACGTGTACGTGCTCACTTGGCGGATGAGCCGGGTCTTGCCCAGAAGTTAATTGATTACGCCGCCATTCATGCCCGCTATCGCAGCCAAATGGCATTGGATGCAGCGCGTTTTATTGAGCTGCATTGTTATGTGAGTTCTTTTGATTGCGTATATCTTCAGCGCTCCAAGCTTGATGAACAACCCTTGCCTTTGGCCGTTTTTATCTTGCAGGTATTACTGTCGGTTGTTGGTGGTCGCGATTATCTGCCACCGGCCATGAAAGTTTTAGACGTACTGCAAAGGCTTGATTCATCAACACTTGCACGAGTTCAAATAACCACACATCAATCACAGCTGATTCTCAATCGTGAAGTGCGCAATCTGCCACCAGTCTTACGGCTTGAAAACGGACCAATGTTGTGGGACCAACGGTTTTGGCTAACGCCGAATGATGATCTAGGTCACGATATCGAGGTGTCGAGCGGGTTTGATTTAAAAGGTGATATTGCTGACTATATTGACGCGGACGATAACTATCTCTTTTCGAAGATAACCAAGTTTGATAAGCGCGCTCTTGTGTCCATGCCTTTTGGATGTATTTATGATGGAAATGATAAGATTTCGGATTTTATTATCAAATCAGAAGTGATGCGAAAAGAGCTTTCATTATCGAGAGCTCTTGGGGCTTTTGACCGTTATTGTACGCAATTTGATTTCCCAATTAAGCGTGCGTTGGAGCGGCTGTTTACCGTGAAGATGCTAAAAGGGTGA
- the pal gene encoding peptidoglycan-associated lipoprotein Pal — translation MFTKIRQSRTFGIAVVITAAVALGACAKKPTQSGAGIGLGTGANASVAKPGSPQDFVVNVGDRVLFTVNSSSVNSEGKAILDRQAQWLSQYPNYNFTVEGHADERGTREYNLALGARRAAATKRYLISKGIASNRIKSLSFGKERPVAVCNDISCWSQNRRTVTVLNGGNS, via the coding sequence ATGTTTACTAAAATTCGTCAATCACGCACTTTTGGGATCGCGGTCGTTATTACTGCCGCAGTTGCACTTGGTGCTTGTGCAAAAAAACCTACTCAGTCGGGTGCAGGTATTGGTCTGGGGACCGGTGCTAATGCTTCAGTTGCTAAGCCAGGTTCACCGCAAGACTTTGTTGTTAATGTTGGTGACCGTGTTCTGTTTACTGTCAACAGCAGCTCGGTGAATTCAGAGGGCAAGGCGATTCTTGATCGTCAGGCTCAATGGTTAAGTCAATATCCAAACTATAACTTTACTGTTGAAGGTCATGCCGATGAGCGTGGTACACGCGAGTATAACTTGGCTCTTGGTGCACGCCGTGCAGCAGCGACCAAACGTTATCTGATTTCAAAAGGTATCGCGTCAAATCGGATTAAGTCATTGTCGTTCGGTAAAGAGCGTCCTGTCGCGGTTTGTAATGATATTTCTTGCTGGTCACAAAACAGACGGACAGTCACTGTTCTTAACGGTGGAAACTCATAA
- the ybgF gene encoding tol-pal system protein YbgF gives MTRSTALAFSAALILSSLSFATHSAHAKEHLEPSRVGSVLDHFFWRDNGRARDYPDLEPPRDLTQSNRAPDNGVIIVAQSKKQLGQGIANNSNGVATNSIRVDELQEQVRQLTGQIEQLIFETRRLQEQINIMQEDNEGRFQELENGGKRSNLDAPSSTGERETTLGSIIESTEGGSDADLVAVVEADTVQQPLDIGSTIRSNTETNNLGGNAPDGLPESRDPLLQQNGVASIGTLSVSPQNDPDALYNLGYTQIINGDYAAAEENMRQFTQLYPNHSLAPSARYWLGETFFVRGQFSNAVAEFSTSYKAFPDSNKAPDSLLKLGLSLARLQELDAACATLDEMFTRFPDVSRSLQIAAQDEQVRSNCS, from the coding sequence ATGACCCGTTCAACAGCTTTGGCGTTCAGCGCCGCTCTAATTTTATCATCATTGAGCTTTGCCACGCATTCAGCTCACGCCAAGGAGCACCTTGAGCCATCACGTGTTGGTTCGGTGTTAGATCATTTCTTCTGGCGAGATAATGGACGAGCACGGGATTATCCAGATTTAGAACCTCCACGTGATTTAACGCAGTCTAATCGTGCGCCTGATAATGGAGTGATTATTGTAGCTCAATCAAAAAAACAGCTCGGGCAAGGTATTGCAAATAATAGCAATGGCGTTGCGACTAATAGTATTCGCGTGGACGAGCTTCAGGAACAGGTGCGCCAGTTGACTGGGCAAATTGAACAACTTATTTTTGAAACACGGCGTCTTCAAGAGCAAATTAACATCATGCAGGAAGACAATGAAGGGCGTTTTCAGGAATTAGAAAACGGCGGAAAGCGTTCTAATTTGGATGCCCCAAGTTCCACAGGTGAGCGTGAGACGACATTGGGATCGATTATTGAAAGCACTGAAGGTGGGAGCGACGCTGATCTAGTTGCTGTTGTTGAGGCTGATACAGTTCAACAACCGCTTGATATTGGGTCAACTATTCGCTCGAATACAGAAACTAATAATCTGGGTGGTAATGCTCCAGATGGTTTACCAGAAAGTCGCGATCCTTTGTTGCAACAAAATGGTGTTGCTTCTATTGGCACATTGAGTGTCAGTCCACAGAATGATCCAGATGCACTTTATAATCTTGGTTATACGCAAATTATTAATGGCGACTATGCTGCTGCAGAAGAAAATATGCGCCAGTTCACGCAACTCTATCCAAATCATTCGCTTGCCCCCAGTGCGCGCTACTGGCTTGGAGAGACATTTTTTGTACGTGGTCAGTTTAGTAATGCCGTTGCAGAATTTTCAACGAGCTACAAAGCTTTTCCTGATAGCAATAAAGCGCCTGACAGTCTTTTGAAACTTGGATTGTCGCTAGCAAGGCTTCAAGAACTGGATGCGGCCTGTGCGACTTTGGATGAAATGTTCACCCGTTTTCCTGATGTTTCTCGCTCACTTCAAATAGCCGCGCAAGACGAACAAGTTCGGTCTAACTGTTCCTGA
- a CDS encoding outer membrane beta-barrel protein: MSRFLKVGIVALSATALSSVIAIAADLDPPAPVIEHKPVVAAAGGGFYLRGDIGYSIWSEPDTVFQNDVAGFSSGFDNENAENALVFGGGIGYKFRKYLRFDLTADHRTNKDLDGTIECGACLAFPTIGDRTLGLDQTLDLSTFFANAYIDAGSFNGFTPYVGGGVGFAYLNYGTFISSNNPTAGNTPGADPLELAAANPSTEANQLFEGEDDLRFAWNLQAGLSYELNDNLALDGSYRYTRINGGDVAQTAVGPIVSDDLDGHELRIGLRYTFGGAKPSYQAPSPIFK; this comes from the coding sequence ATGAGCCGTTTTTTAAAAGTCGGCATTGTCGCTTTGAGCGCGACAGCTTTGTCGTCAGTTATCGCTATAGCGGCAGATCTGGACCCGCCAGCGCCCGTCATCGAGCACAAACCGGTTGTTGCAGCAGCAGGTGGTGGTTTTTATCTGCGTGGTGATATCGGATATTCTATCTGGTCTGAGCCTGATACTGTCTTTCAAAATGATGTAGCTGGTTTCAGTTCTGGATTTGATAATGAAAATGCTGAGAATGCTCTCGTCTTTGGCGGTGGTATTGGTTATAAATTCCGTAAATACCTACGGTTTGACCTAACAGCGGATCACAGAACGAATAAAGACCTTGACGGAACAATTGAGTGTGGTGCTTGTCTAGCATTCCCAACAATTGGTGACCGTACATTAGGCCTAGACCAAACACTTGACCTGTCTACATTCTTTGCAAATGCTTATATTGATGCAGGCAGCTTTAATGGCTTTACGCCTTATGTTGGCGGTGGTGTTGGTTTCGCTTATCTTAATTATGGTACGTTCATTAGCTCAAATAACCCAACAGCTGGTAACACGCCTGGTGCAGACCCTCTTGAACTTGCTGCTGCTAACCCATCAACTGAAGCAAATCAGCTTTTCGAAGGTGAAGATGACCTTCGTTTTGCTTGGAACCTACAAGCTGGTTTGTCGTATGAGTTGAATGACAACCTCGCGCTTGATGGCTCTTATCGCTATACGCGCATCAATGGTGGTGATGTTGCTCAGACTGCTGTTGGTCCAATCGTATCAGATGATCTAGATGGCCACGAGTTGCGAATTGGTCTTCGCTATACATTCGGTGGTGCTAAACCTTCTTATCAAGCGCCTTCGCCTATCTTTAAATAA
- the ftsH gene encoding ATP-dependent zinc metalloprotease FtsH has protein sequence MNSNFKNFALWVVIMLLVVALFQLFQSPTQTVATSTIPYSEFMSEVDNGRVNKVSIEAGQVTGTFGDGSRFKTFSPPDDPSLIERLEAKGVVINVEPEAQGSPIFSALISWFPMLLLIGVWIFFMRQMQGGGGKAMGFGKSKAKLLTESSGRVMFEDVAGVDEAKEDLEEIVEFLRDAQKFQRLGGRIPRGVLLVGPPGTGKTLIARAVAGEANVPFFTISGSDFVEMFVGVGASRVRDMFEQAKKNSPCIIFIDEIDAVGRHRGAGVGGGNDEREQTLNQLLVEMDGFEANEGVIIIAATNRPDVLDPALLRPGRFDRQITVPNPDITGREKILKVHIRKVPLAPDVDLKVLARGTPGFSGADLMNLVNEAALLAARRSKRIVTMAEFEDAKDKVMMGAERRTLVMGEEEKKLTAYHEAGHALVALHMEASDPIHKATIIPRGRALGMVMRLPEKDQVSLTRAKCYADLAVAMGGRMAEELIFGHEKVTSGASGDIKMATQLATAMVTQWGMSDELGMIDYGPNEQQAMYGASNTTISGTTKKTIEQEIKRYVDDGYDTAKRILTDHNDELEIIANGLLEYETLSGQEIKDLIKGIPPKRDDSDDTSSTRGSAIPKTGKKASGDEPDTGGMEPQPQG, from the coding sequence ATGAACTCGAATTTCAAAAATTTTGCGTTATGGGTTGTTATTATGCTGTTGGTGGTGGCGCTATTCCAGCTCTTCCAAAGTCCAACCCAAACGGTTGCAACAAGTACTATTCCTTATTCCGAATTTATGAGTGAAGTCGATAATGGTCGCGTCAACAAGGTTTCTATTGAAGCAGGCCAGGTAACAGGCACATTTGGTGATGGTAGTCGATTTAAAACATTTTCTCCGCCTGATGACCCCAGCTTGATTGAGCGTTTAGAAGCTAAAGGTGTTGTGATCAATGTGGAGCCAGAAGCACAAGGCTCACCTATTTTCAGTGCTCTTATTTCATGGTTCCCGATGCTTCTTTTGATTGGCGTTTGGATATTTTTCATGCGCCAAATGCAAGGTGGCGGTGGCAAAGCAATGGGCTTTGGCAAATCAAAAGCTAAACTTTTGACTGAATCATCAGGCCGCGTGATGTTTGAAGATGTGGCCGGTGTTGATGAGGCGAAAGAGGATCTTGAAGAGATTGTTGAATTTTTGCGCGATGCACAGAAGTTTCAACGTCTCGGTGGTCGCATCCCGCGCGGTGTTCTTCTTGTCGGCCCTCCAGGTACTGGTAAAACGCTGATTGCGCGTGCTGTGGCTGGTGAAGCTAATGTACCGTTTTTCACGATCTCCGGTTCTGACTTTGTTGAGATGTTTGTTGGTGTTGGTGCATCGCGTGTTAGAGACATGTTTGAACAGGCGAAGAAAAACTCACCGTGTATTATTTTCATCGATGAGATTGATGCGGTTGGCCGTCATCGTGGCGCCGGTGTTGGCGGTGGTAATGATGAACGCGAGCAGACCCTCAATCAACTTTTGGTCGAGATGGATGGTTTCGAGGCGAATGAAGGTGTGATTATTATTGCGGCCACAAACCGTCCTGATGTTCTTGATCCTGCTCTTTTGCGTCCAGGTCGTTTTGACCGTCAAATCACGGTTCCAAATCCGGATATTACGGGGCGCGAAAAAATCCTCAAAGTTCATATCCGCAAAGTGCCTTTGGCGCCGGATGTTGATTTGAAAGTGCTTGCGCGTGGTACGCCGGGCTTCTCAGGTGCTGATTTGATGAACCTTGTGAATGAAGCAGCGTTGCTTGCGGCTCGCCGGTCCAAACGTATTGTCACAATGGCTGAATTTGAAGACGCTAAAGACAAAGTCATGATGGGTGCGGAACGACGCACTCTAGTGATGGGTGAAGAAGAGAAAAAACTCACCGCTTACCATGAGGCTGGTCATGCTTTGGTCGCGCTTCATATGGAAGCATCTGACCCTATCCATAAAGCGACAATTATTCCGCGTGGTCGTGCGCTTGGTATGGTGATGCGCTTGCCAGAAAAAGATCAAGTCTCACTGACGCGCGCAAAATGTTACGCTGATTTAGCTGTAGCCATGGGTGGACGTATGGCGGAAGAGCTGATTTTCGGTCATGAGAAAGTGACATCAGGTGCATCTGGTGACATCAAAATGGCGACCCAATTGGCCACCGCGATGGTGACCCAGTGGGGCATGTCTGATGAGCTGGGCATGATTGATTATGGGCCTAATGAACAACAGGCTATGTATGGTGCCAGTAATACGACTATTTCCGGAACAACTAAAAAAACCATTGAACAGGAAATAAAGCGCTATGTGGATGACGGTTATGATACAGCCAAGCGTATTTTGACCGATCACAATGATGAACTTGAAATTATTGCCAATGGCTTGTTGGAGTATGAAACCTTAAGTGGGCAGGAGATCAAAGATCTCATCAAGGGCATTCCTCCCAAAAGGGATGATAGCGATGATACATCCTCGACCCGTGGCTCGGCTATTCCTAAAACGGGCAAAAAAGCATCTGGTGATGAACCTGATACGGGTGGTATGGAGCCACAACCACAAGGATAA
- the tolB gene encoding Tol-Pal system beta propeller repeat protein TolB, translating into MVCLMFMLSLPARAQVSIEVRGANIEPLPIAIPTMLPGAGDTNYAARISDVIAADLERSGFFKALDRATFVENITNPNVAPKFDDWKAIDAKALVTGSVSVANGQVTAQFRLWDVFGSEQIEGQQFSTTEQNWRRVAHIIADAIYEKLTGEKGYFDTRIVFVDETGTKQQRRKRLAIMDQDGANVRFLTNGNDLVLTPRFSPTSQEVTYMSFVPGSQPKVYLLNIETGQREVVGNFPGMTFSPRFSPDGQRIIMSLQQDGNANIFSMDLRSGATSRMTNATAIDTSPSYSPDGRFIVFESDRGGRQQLYKMSADGSGQARISFGDGSYSTPVWSPNGDWIAFTKRSGGKFLIGVMKPDGSGERILTEGFHNEGPTWAPNGRVLMFFRETQGTSGGPKLWSVDVTGYNEQKIPTPGFGSDPAWSPRIN; encoded by the coding sequence ATGGTTTGTTTGATGTTCATGTTAAGTTTGCCTGCCCGCGCGCAAGTGTCAATTGAGGTTCGCGGAGCCAATATTGAGCCGTTGCCTATTGCTATTCCTACCATGCTGCCGGGTGCTGGTGACACAAATTATGCTGCCCGCATTTCTGACGTTATCGCGGCCGATCTTGAGCGTTCTGGATTTTTCAAAGCACTTGATCGTGCCACCTTTGTTGAAAATATCACGAACCCAAATGTTGCGCCAAAATTTGATGATTGGAAAGCGATTGATGCCAAAGCGCTTGTGACGGGGTCCGTTTCGGTTGCTAATGGTCAAGTTACTGCACAGTTCCGTTTGTGGGATGTCTTTGGCTCAGAGCAAATAGAAGGCCAGCAGTTTTCAACGACAGAACAAAACTGGCGTCGTGTGGCCCATATTATTGCCGATGCGATTTATGAAAAGCTGACGGGTGAAAAGGGTTACTTTGATACGCGCATCGTGTTTGTTGATGAAACAGGCACCAAACAACAGCGCCGCAAACGTCTTGCTATTATGGACCAAGATGGTGCGAATGTTCGTTTTTTGACCAATGGTAATGACTTGGTACTGACCCCACGCTTTAGCCCGACCAGCCAAGAAGTCACTTATATGTCTTTCGTGCCAGGTAGCCAGCCCAAAGTTTATCTATTGAATATTGAAACCGGACAACGTGAGGTTGTTGGTAATTTCCCCGGCATGACGTTCAGTCCGCGTTTCTCGCCTGATGGCCAGCGTATTATAATGAGCCTTCAACAGGACGGTAACGCCAATATCTTTTCAATGGACCTACGCTCTGGCGCGACATCGCGAATGACCAATGCAACGGCGATTGATACATCACCTTCTTATTCACCTGATGGCCGTTTCATTGTTTTTGAATCGGATCGAGGTGGCAGGCAGCAGCTCTACAAGATGTCAGCTGATGGCTCAGGCCAAGCGCGGATCTCTTTTGGCGATGGTTCTTATTCAACCCCTGTGTGGTCACCGAATGGAGATTGGATTGCCTTCACCAAGCGTTCTGGCGGTAAATTCCTGATTGGTGTGATGAAGCCTGATGGTTCTGGAGAGCGTATTTTGACCGAAGGGTTCCATAATGAAGGCCCTACATGGGCGCCTAATGGGCGTGTATTGATGTTCTTCCGGGAGACACAAGGTACGAGCGGCGGACCAAAATTATGGTCTGTTGATGTGACTGGCTATAATGAGCAAAAAATCCCAACACCGGGTTTTGGTTCAGACCCAGCATGGTCCCCACGCATCAATTAA
- a CDS encoding phosphoserine transaminase yields MTDTMKPAARPENPRFSSGPCAKRPNWSLDALQDAALGRSHRAKIGKSKLKQAIDETRALLGVPDDYRIGIVPASDTGAFEMAMWTMLGARGVTMLSWESFGAGWVSDVTKQLKLENVTSLHADYGHLPDLGAVNFDDDVCFTWNGTTSGARVPNGDWIASDRAGLTLCDATSAVFAQDMAWDKLDVVTYSWQKVLGGEGGHGVIILSPRAVERLESYTPSWPLPKIFRLTKGGKLIEGIFTGATINTPSMLCVEDYLDALNWARSVGGYSGLCARADANFAVLNDWVETTDWVDFLADDPATRSNTSVCLVISDSEIAALDTDEQAAFAKKITALLDQEGVAYDIGAYRDAPAGLRIWAGGTVEADDLKALTGWLDWAFATLKASAKSA; encoded by the coding sequence ATGACAGATACAATGAAACCGGCTGCGCGGCCGGAAAATCCGCGTTTTTCTTCTGGCCCTTGTGCTAAAAGACCTAATTGGTCACTTGATGCCCTCCAAGATGCGGCACTTGGCCGTTCTCATCGGGCAAAAATTGGCAAATCAAAACTCAAACAAGCCATTGACGAGACGCGCGCTCTTTTAGGCGTGCCGGATGACTATCGAATTGGCATTGTGCCAGCTTCAGATACTGGTGCTTTCGAAATGGCCATGTGGACTATGCTCGGCGCACGCGGTGTGACCATGTTATCATGGGAAAGCTTTGGCGCGGGCTGGGTCAGCGATGTGACCAAGCAATTGAAGCTTGAGAATGTAACCTCGCTTCATGCTGATTATGGCCACTTGCCGGATCTTGGCGCGGTTAATTTTGACGATGATGTTTGCTTTACATGGAATGGCACAACCTCTGGTGCACGGGTTCCTAATGGCGACTGGATTGCAAGCGACCGCGCAGGCCTCACGCTTTGTGATGCGACATCAGCGGTTTTTGCGCAGGATATGGCGTGGGATAAACTCGATGTTGTCACTTACTCTTGGCAAAAAGTGCTGGGCGGTGAAGGCGGCCACGGTGTTATCATTCTGTCACCACGCGCTGTTGAACGCCTTGAAAGCTATACGCCGTCATGGCCTTTACCTAAGATTTTCCGCCTCACTAAAGGTGGCAAATTGATCGAAGGTATCTTTACCGGCGCAACCATCAATACGCCTTCTATGTTGTGTGTTGAAGATTATCTTGATGCCCTGAACTGGGCGCGATCTGTTGGCGGCTATTCAGGACTTTGTGCCCGTGCGGACGCTAACTTTGCTGTACTGAATGATTGGGTTGAAACAACCGATTGGGTTGATTTTTTGGCTGATGATCCAGCCACTCGCTCCAACACGTCAGTGTGTCTGGTGATTTCAGATTCTGAAATTGCTGCGCTTGATACTGATGAACAGGCAGCTTTTGCGAAAAAGATAACAGCACTTCTCGATCAAGAAGGCGTTGCTTATGATATCGGGGCTTATCGCGATGCACCAGCCGGACTTCGTATCTGGGCAGGTGGAACAGTTGAAGCCGATGACCTTAAAGCACTGACCGGATGGCTCGATTGGGCATTTGCCACTCTTAAAGCTTCAGCAAAGTCTGCTTAA
- the glmM gene encoding phosphoglucosamine mutase codes for MVRKYFGTDGIRGQANAWPITPDIAMKVGMAAGLIFKNGDHRHRVVIGKDTRLSGYMIETALVAGFTSVGVDVLQLGPIPTPGVAMLTRSMRGDIGVMISASHNVFSDNGIKLFGPDGYKLSDDLEQRIEKMIDSDLTSQLANSSDLGRARRVEGTVERYVEYAKRTLPRGISFEGLRVAIDCSNGAAYKAAPEVLWELGAEVISLGVEPNGMNINKECGSTNTDLLRRKVREVRADIGIALDGDADRVIIVDEKSNVVDGDQLMAVIGQSWKKSERLSKDGIVATVMSNLGLERFLNDQKIALARTKVGDRYVVEHMRQNGFNVGGEQSGHIVLSDYSTTGDGLVAALQVLSVVVNEDKPVSEVCHRFERVPQILKNARYTGGEPLEDDKVKQAIDDGRLKLGNAGRVVIRKSGTEPLIRVMAEGDDNTTVEGVVDDIIDAVAKSAA; via the coding sequence ATGGTGCGCAAATATTTTGGAACTGACGGTATTCGCGGCCAAGCAAATGCCTGGCCGATTACTCCAGACATAGCCATGAAGGTTGGTATGGCGGCTGGGTTAATCTTTAAGAATGGTGACCATCGTCATAGGGTGGTCATTGGTAAAGATACGCGCCTTTCAGGATATATGATCGAAACAGCCCTTGTGGCAGGTTTTACATCTGTCGGTGTCGATGTTTTGCAGTTGGGACCTATTCCCACGCCAGGTGTTGCGATGCTAACGCGCTCTATGCGCGGGGATATTGGTGTGATGATTTCTGCGTCACACAATGTGTTTTCTGATAATGGCATCAAGCTTTTTGGACCAGATGGCTATAAACTGTCAGATGATTTGGAACAACGTATTGAGAAAATGATTGATAGTGACCTCACGAGTCAACTTGCTAATAGTAGCGATCTTGGTCGCGCGCGCAGGGTTGAGGGAACTGTTGAGCGTTATGTGGAATATGCCAAACGCACTTTACCGCGTGGCATCAGTTTTGAAGGTTTGCGTGTTGCGATCGATTGTTCAAATGGTGCGGCATACAAGGCGGCACCGGAAGTATTATGGGAACTGGGCGCTGAGGTAATCTCGCTTGGTGTTGAACCAAATGGCATGAATATCAATAAGGAATGCGGTTCAACCAATACGGATCTTTTGCGCCGCAAGGTGCGCGAAGTGCGCGCAGATATTGGCATCGCGCTCGATGGTGATGCGGACCGGGTTATTATTGTCGATGAAAAAAGCAATGTGGTCGATGGCGACCAGTTGATGGCGGTTATCGGTCAATCATGGAAGAAGAGCGAGCGTCTTTCTAAAGATGGTATTGTTGCCACGGTCATGTCAAACCTTGGTCTTGAGCGCTTCTTAAACGACCAGAAAATTGCTCTTGCGCGTACAAAGGTTGGCGACCGTTATGTTGTCGAGCACATGCGTCAAAATGGTTTTAATGTAGGTGGTGAACAATCGGGGCATATCGTTTTATCTGATTATTCAACCACAGGCGATGGCCTTGTGGCCGCCCTTCAGGTGTTATCGGTTGTCGTGAATGAAGATAAGCCAGTGAGCGAAGTATGTCACCGCTTTGAGCGTGTCCCGCAAATTCTCAAAAATGCACGTTACACCGGCGGTGAGCCGCTTGAGGATGACAAGGTGAAGCAAGCCATTGATGATGGGCGTTTGAAACTTGGCAATGCTGGCCGCGTGGTTATCCGCAAATCAGGAACAGAGCCGCTTATCCGGGTTATGGCCGAAGGCGATGACAACACAACGGTAGAAGGCGTGGTCGATGATATTATCGATGCTGTTGCGAAATCTGCGGCCTAA